One genomic segment of Synechococcus sp. PCC 7335 includes these proteins:
- a CDS encoding helix-turn-helix transcriptional regulator, whose amino-acid sequence MKNRLKELRKLHRRSQADLARELGVSRQAVNGFESGKFDPSLEMAFKLSGLFNVAIEDVFIYEAKNSMQALVERVKDFFGLDFGFERFTDKAINVIKLLK is encoded by the coding sequence ATGAAAAATCGGTTGAAGGAACTCCGTAAGCTCCATCGACGCTCTCAGGCTGATCTCGCTAGAGAGTTAGGTGTGAGTCGCCAAGCGGTAAACGGGTTTGAGTCAGGTAAGTTTGACCCAAGTTTGGAGATGGCCTTCAAGTTGTCTGGCTTGTTCAATGTTGCAATTGAAGATGTTTTTATCTACGAGGCAAAGAATTCTATGCAGGCATTAGTTGAGCGCGTCAAAGATTTCTTCGGTTTAGACTTCGGTTTTGAGCGGTTCACAGACAAGGCCATCAACGTCATCAAGTTGCTCAAAA
- a CDS encoding recombinase family protein, with translation MKIGYARVSTADQNLDLQIDALEEVGCKKIFSDRGVSGAKAERPGLDKALDHIRKKDTLVIWKLDRLGRSLRDLLSIVEGLKERGVNFASIQDGFDTSTASGKMVFSVIGAMAEYERNLIRERTMAGLAAARARGRMGGRPKALDKSQVKVAIALAEAGELTINEICEQVGCSRSTYYRLIAPLLPRK, from the coding sequence ATGAAGATTGGCTATGCCAGAGTTTCGACTGCTGACCAAAATCTAGACCTGCAAATCGATGCTTTAGAAGAGGTTGGTTGCAAGAAGATTTTTAGTGATCGCGGGGTGAGCGGTGCGAAGGCTGAACGTCCCGGACTCGATAAAGCGCTCGATCACATTCGCAAGAAAGACACACTTGTGATTTGGAAGTTGGATCGGCTGGGTCGTTCGTTGCGCGATCTGCTGAGCATCGTTGAAGGCTTGAAAGAGCGAGGTGTGAACTTTGCCAGTATTCAGGATGGCTTCGACACCTCCACCGCGTCGGGGAAGATGGTGTTTTCGGTCATCGGTGCGATGGCAGAGTATGAGCGGAATCTGATACGAGAACGGACGATGGCAGGTTTGGCTGCGGCTCGTGCGCGTGGCCGGATGGGTGGTCGTCCGAAGGCGCTGGATAAGAGCCAGGTGAAGGTGGCGATCGCACTGGCTGAGGCAGGCGAGCTAACGATCAATGAGATTTGTGAGCAAGTTGGATGTAGCCGTTCTACCTACTATCGACTGATCGCTCCCTTACTCCCACGAAAATAG
- a CDS encoding caspase family protein produces the protein MMKLSTTAKLSFSLAFTVLVSPTYTEAKATRSARQDGSPTALTISSSSLINSFATQLLAQQRQSRVALVVGNANYIEDPLDNPVNDATDIAAALRTLGFEVTLLLDQDLRSMENALEGFYQQLQQGSIGAFYYAGHGAQAEGENYLIPLGASLTRQSDVRYEALALGRVLDAMEESESQVNLIIVDACRDNPFYRRWRSGSRSRSVERGLASEIPPEGTILSFSTGPGNVADDGKGRNSPYTASLLRHILNEGEDIAAMFRRVRTDVIRETDGKQRPWYTETLVGSFSLNPSEDIISSAQQQETAMDENSVVVVPQQSQPSSGTISSENATGLRPHSPFINRPGTSQPIQLSSVRGVSYQPLRDALAAGNLLEADTLTTLLLAEGGYVSDYFLEQACEDLRIIDSLWSFYSDGRFGIKSQYRLYQEVGGTRAYDRIAIADYREKVGWVEDFPGVGADGILDPFDAMHFDSTDLIFSYAAPVGHFPHSMYFDSGAGGSLFRRVGGSSSFSSSGWFIFSSAVERCNL, from the coding sequence ATGATGAAATTGTCTACTACTGCAAAGCTCTCTTTTAGTTTGGCTTTCACTGTACTAGTTAGCCCTACCTATACAGAGGCAAAAGCTACTAGGTCTGCGAGACAGGACGGATCCCCTACGGCTCTGACCATCTCGTCTTCTAGTTTAATTAATAGCTTTGCGACTCAATTATTAGCTCAGCAGAGACAGTCCCGTGTTGCTTTGGTAGTTGGTAATGCTAACTACATAGAAGATCCTCTAGATAATCCAGTCAACGATGCTACCGATATCGCAGCAGCATTACGCACTTTGGGTTTCGAGGTTACATTACTTCTAGATCAAGACTTAAGAAGTATGGAGAATGCTCTAGAAGGTTTTTATCAGCAGCTACAGCAGGGAAGCATTGGAGCCTTTTATTACGCTGGTCATGGGGCTCAGGCCGAAGGAGAGAACTATCTGATACCTCTCGGCGCAAGCTTGACTCGTCAGAGTGATGTACGCTATGAAGCCCTTGCGCTTGGAAGAGTTTTAGATGCTATGGAAGAGTCAGAATCTCAGGTCAATTTAATAATTGTCGACGCTTGTCGGGACAATCCATTCTATCGACGCTGGCGTTCTGGAAGTCGTTCCCGATCTGTAGAAAGAGGATTGGCTTCTGAGATTCCTCCGGAGGGTACAATATTATCGTTTTCTACAGGGCCAGGAAATGTTGCTGATGATGGTAAGGGTCGAAATTCTCCATACACAGCTAGTCTTTTAAGGCATATTCTGAACGAGGGTGAGGACATCGCTGCTATGTTCAGGAGAGTTAGAACAGATGTTATCAGAGAGACAGATGGAAAACAACGCCCCTGGTATACAGAAACTCTTGTAGGTTCATTCTCCCTCAATCCATCTGAAGATATAATCAGTTCGGCCCAGCAGCAGGAAACAGCGATGGATGAGAACTCAGTCGTCGTGGTGCCACAACAGTCTCAACCTAGTTCAGGAACTATCTCATCAGAGAACGCGACGGGACTTAGGCCACATAGCCCATTTATAAATCGACCCGGTACATCACAGCCTATTCAACTTTCTAGCGTGAGAGGTGTTAGTTATCAGCCTCTCAGAGATGCCTTGGCCGCTGGAAACTTGCTAGAAGCAGATACATTGACAACGCTCTTGCTTGCTGAAGGTGGATACGTAAGCGACTACTTTTTAGAGCAAGCATGTGAAGATTTGCGAATCATTGATAGTCTCTGGTCTTTCTATAGCGACGGACGATTTGGTATCAAGTCTCAGTATCGACTTTATCAAGAAGTCGGTGGTACAAGAGCATACGATAGAATCGCCATAGCAGATTATCGAGAGAAGGTAGGCTGGGTTGAAGATTTTCCAGGCGTAGGTGCAGATGGAATCTTGGATCCTTTCGATGCTATGCACTTCGACTCTACTGATTTGATATTTTCGTACGCAGCCCCTGTCGGACATTTCCCTCACTCTATGTATTTTGACTCTGGTGCTGGCGGTTCACTTTTTCGACGTGTTGGTGGTTCTTCTTCTTTCAGCTCGTCTGGATGGTTTATCTTCTCGTCTGCTGTAGAAAGATGCAATTTGTAA
- a CDS encoding transposase, protein MVFALIQTGSVSLTKWTTYLPCRGLYAQSKQRRVRRWLGNSRINIHRLYKPLIQAALATWEAECLYLCLDTSLFWEQYCLIRLAVVYRGRSIPLAWRVLEHNSASVAFEAYEELLRQSTQYLPSNANMILLADRGFVHTRAMTLIKQLGWHYRIRIKSDTWIWRPGSGWCQPKSFHLERGRALCFHHIRLHRHEQYGPVHVIIGRNNINGELWAVVSDQPTSPQTFMEYALRFDIEEGFLDDQSAGWNLQRSEIRGLTDLSRLWFILAVATLYVTAQGVAVVQSGRRRWIDTHWDRGNSYFRIGLEWTKAALLNGWQVIKQACFTSHIDPQPAMASRPQHNKKSGRLLDFSVITVKFVPD, encoded by the coding sequence ATGGTGTTTGCGCTGATTCAAACCGGCAGCGTCAGCCTGACAAAGTGGACAACCTACTTGCCCTGTCGCGGTCTCTACGCCCAGAGTAAACAAAGACGGGTGCGTCGCTGGTTAGGCAATAGCCGCATCAACATCCACCGATTGTACAAACCGCTGATTCAAGCGGCCTTGGCGACCTGGGAAGCCGAGTGCCTTTATCTTTGTTTAGACACCTCGCTGTTTTGGGAGCAGTACTGCTTAATTCGGCTAGCCGTGGTGTATCGAGGCCGCTCCATTCCTCTGGCTTGGCGAGTTCTAGAACACAACAGTGCCTCTGTTGCGTTTGAAGCCTATGAAGAACTGCTCAGGCAGTCTACGCAATACTTGCCTTCAAACGCAAACATGATTCTGTTGGCCGACCGAGGCTTTGTGCATACCCGTGCGATGACGCTGATAAAACAACTCGGCTGGCACTACCGCATCCGTATCAAAAGTGACACCTGGATTTGGCGACCCGGTTCCGGCTGGTGTCAACCTAAATCGTTTCACCTAGAACGAGGTCGGGCACTATGTTTCCACCACATCAGACTCCATCGTCACGAACAGTACGGCCCAGTGCATGTCATCATCGGGCGCAACAACATCAATGGTGAACTTTGGGCCGTCGTCAGCGACCAGCCCACTAGCCCGCAAACCTTTATGGAATATGCCTTGCGCTTCGATATCGAGGAAGGATTTTTAGACGACCAGTCCGCCGGTTGGAATCTACAACGCTCTGAGATTCGAGGCCTCACTGACCTCTCTCGCTTATGGTTTATTCTGGCAGTAGCCACGCTTTACGTCACGGCTCAAGGCGTAGCGGTTGTGCAATCAGGCCGTAGGCGATGGATTGACACACACTGGGATAGAGGCAACAGCTACTTTCGCATCGGATTGGAGTGGACTAAGGCGGCTCTGCTCAACGGTTGGCAGGTGATTAAACAGGCTTGTTTTACCTCTCACATTGATCCGCAACCGGCGATGGCTTCTAGGCCACAACACAACAAGAAGTCCGGGCGCTTGCTCGATTTCAGCGTGATTACCGTTAAGTTTGTTCCTGATTAA
- a CDS encoding caspase family protein, producing MNNSFISRRMYSSLLATILTTLSIPAAEATIASEQSSTFEPVNSSVHDLMDSSTVTRLLAQQTQSRVALVIGNANYADDFLANPVNDATDIAEALRALGFEVTLLLNKDLKDMEDALEIFSRQLREGSIGAFYYAGHGVQVNGENYLIPLNARLASQNDVRYDALALGKVLNVMEESESRVNLILIDACRDNPFYRRWRPRDRNLSSSRGLAAQVPPEGTVISFATSPGNVASDGVGRNSPYTASLLQHIDREGVDISTVLRSVRADVLQETERKQIPWYQESLVGFFSLNPVLNSDTLPEPSTLSREEPTSTSSSSSLSTAPTSSLPQTQPLPVNSRISSLIGYNIDIFFSSSRPDLRRRALSIQENLLASGLESVEIKPYSLGKARELGICSWSEIRYEPYEDSAARELYTLLAQSTTEQSFSLNLLSLTRPQGTTPNYLSIFISDEAAAIEAYPDVRERESWYHACRSR from the coding sequence ATGAATAATTCTTTTATCAGTAGAAGAATGTACTCAAGTTTGTTAGCCACTATCTTGACCACTCTGTCTATTCCGGCGGCTGAGGCTACCATAGCATCTGAACAAAGTAGTACTTTTGAGCCTGTGAATAGCTCAGTACATGATCTGATGGATAGCTCCACCGTGACCCGACTATTAGCGCAGCAGACGCAGTCTCGCGTTGCGTTAGTGATTGGTAATGCCAACTATGCAGACGATTTTTTGGCTAATCCGGTAAACGATGCTACGGACATAGCAGAAGCGTTGCGTGCGTTAGGATTTGAGGTTACTCTGCTGCTGAATAAAGACTTAAAAGATATGGAAGATGCTTTGGAAATCTTCAGCCGACAGCTGCGAGAAGGAAGCATTGGAGCTTTCTACTATGCTGGTCATGGTGTTCAAGTGAATGGAGAAAACTACTTAATCCCTCTAAACGCACGTTTGGCTAGTCAAAATGACGTACGCTATGACGCTTTGGCCCTGGGAAAAGTCTTGAATGTGATGGAGGAGTCAGAGTCACGAGTCAATCTCATTCTAATCGATGCTTGTCGAGACAATCCCTTTTACCGACGCTGGCGACCGCGCGATCGCAATCTATCTTCATCAAGAGGACTAGCGGCACAGGTTCCGCCAGAGGGAACAGTAATTTCTTTTGCAACAAGTCCTGGTAATGTCGCTTCTGATGGTGTAGGACGAAATTCTCCGTATACAGCAAGCCTGCTACAGCATATAGATAGAGAAGGCGTTGACATAAGCACTGTTCTAAGGTCAGTTCGTGCTGACGTTTTACAAGAAACAGAAAGAAAACAAATTCCTTGGTATCAGGAGTCGCTAGTTGGCTTCTTCTCACTAAACCCAGTGTTGAATAGTGATACATTACCAGAACCTTCTACCCTTTCTCGTGAGGAGCCTACCTCTACATCCTCAAGCTCCTCCCTATCAACGGCACCTACTTCTTCCCTGCCACAAACTCAGCCACTTCCTGTGAACTCACGTATCAGTTCACTAATCGGCTACAACATCGACATATTTTTCTCTTCTAGTAGACCAGATCTACGAAGACGAGCTTTATCTATACAAGAAAACTTACTTGCCTCTGGTCTCGAATCTGTAGAGATTAAACCGTATTCGTTGGGTAAGGCAAGGGAGCTAGGAATATGCTCTTGGTCAGAAATTCGCTATGAGCCGTACGAGGACTCAGCGGCTAGAGAACTGTACACCTTGCTCGCTCAGTCTACAACAGAACAGAGCTTCTCCTTAAATTTGCTGAGTCTGACTCGACCTCAAGGTACGACCCCAAACTACCTATCAATTTTTATAAGTGACGAAGCAGCTGCGATAGAAGCATACCCCGATGTTCGTGAACGCGAGTCCTGGTACCATGCGTGTCGATCGAGGTAG
- the mobQ gene encoding MobQ family relaxase — translation MAIYSMRMQVIGRSAGRSATAAAAYRSGEEVKDERTGRVHDYTGKSDIYDSEILLPEGAPERLANRMTLWNEVERVEKRKDAQLSREVMIALPAELTHEQKQALTREYVRGEFTGQGMIADIGYHDFDSHNPHVHIMLTMRSVNEDGFGKKKREWNRRDAIKDYRERWAEYANQALERAGHTERIDHRSLKEQGVEREPQIHLGAKVLEMEARGVRTRVGDESRRISKVNRDIERRGAQHEKLQVEIEAEQVTSEPYVLPELVFPSESKIEAAQLTHTSSDESFSVEDSQQSDESLVPIIDLDLVRRLGEVPVRHREEVFSESLPTIEELAAAIEKVPATTDTPPVTAEEVSTKIDELLAQLEEIQRPTDGQVRQTQLEEERTTAPSAEKKTKSIGCQERTRRRQKKQARGMEP, via the coding sequence ATGGCCATCTACAGTATGCGAATGCAGGTAATCGGTCGCAGCGCTGGGCGAAGCGCGACGGCTGCGGCTGCCTATCGCTCAGGAGAAGAAGTTAAAGACGAGCGGACAGGAAGAGTGCATGACTACACAGGCAAAAGCGATATCTATGACAGTGAGATCCTGTTACCCGAAGGAGCACCGGAGCGACTGGCCAACCGGATGACGCTATGGAATGAAGTCGAGCGAGTCGAAAAGAGAAAGGACGCCCAGCTATCGAGAGAGGTGATGATAGCCTTACCCGCCGAACTCACCCATGAGCAAAAGCAAGCGCTGACCCGTGAGTATGTGCGAGGTGAATTCACCGGGCAAGGGATGATAGCGGACATCGGCTATCACGACTTCGACAGTCACAACCCGCACGTGCATATCATGCTGACGATGCGCTCAGTGAATGAGGATGGCTTTGGTAAAAAGAAACGCGAATGGAACCGACGAGACGCGATAAAGGACTATCGAGAGCGCTGGGCCGAGTATGCTAACCAGGCGCTAGAGCGAGCAGGCCATACAGAGAGAATCGACCACCGCAGTTTGAAAGAACAGGGCGTAGAAAGAGAGCCGCAGATACATCTGGGCGCGAAGGTACTAGAGATGGAAGCGCGAGGCGTACGTACGCGAGTCGGTGATGAGTCACGACGCATTAGCAAGGTGAACCGCGACATCGAACGGCGAGGAGCGCAACATGAAAAGCTACAGGTAGAGATCGAAGCAGAGCAGGTTACGTCTGAGCCGTATGTCTTGCCCGAACTTGTCTTTCCGAGCGAGTCAAAAATCGAAGCAGCGCAGCTAACTCATACCTCATCTGATGAGTCATTTTCAGTAGAAGATAGTCAGCAGTCAGATGAATCATTAGTACCGATTATTGATCTAGATCTTGTCCGTCGCCTCGGTGAGGTACCCGTTAGGCATAGAGAGGAAGTATTTTCAGAAAGTTTGCCAACGATTGAAGAACTAGCCGCAGCGATAGAGAAAGTTCCTGCGACGACAGACACACCACCAGTAACGGCAGAGGAAGTCAGTACAAAGATAGACGAGTTGCTAGCTCAGCTAGAAGAAATTCAGCGTCCGACAGATGGCCAGGTACGCCAAACTCAATTAGAGGAAGAGCGAACGACAGCACCGTCAGCTGAGAAGAAGACAAAGTCAATTGGGTGTCAGGAGCGTACAAGACGGCGGCAGAAGAAGCAAGCTCGAGGTATGGAACCATAA
- a CDS encoding DUF6753 family protein, with product MSKRNGASSRQSRSYEELLRDDPDKITLLDRALEGASDQQKARVRGVLRRLEIEDDDEFYIIITAIGYLMVLVEDAPENWRGLFDDFEEKLDAWSQQNVRTLEAIYQQADNTDRMAKCFRRLADSTTQLSSETKASLTRLTKLNGSLDSLTGKLNRAESHSQQLAQMLQKSQLQLERLERRVTWTSSFSLAALVVLIVGGGFSYLRLAHTSERAQWLLEKANRAECLSGIKPSSDSQCQ from the coding sequence ATGAGTAAACGCAATGGCGCTTCGTCTCGTCAGTCGCGCTCGTATGAGGAGCTGCTTAGGGATGACCCCGATAAGATTACGCTACTTGACCGGGCGCTTGAGGGGGCGAGCGATCAGCAAAAGGCTCGGGTCAGAGGCGTGCTGCGTCGGCTAGAGATTGAGGACGATGATGAGTTCTATATCATCATCACGGCGATCGGTTATCTGATGGTGCTCGTGGAGGATGCGCCTGAGAATTGGCGCGGTTTATTTGATGACTTTGAGGAGAAGTTGGACGCATGGTCTCAGCAGAACGTCAGAACGCTGGAGGCGATCTATCAGCAGGCGGACAACACCGACCGCATGGCCAAATGCTTTCGGCGGCTAGCAGACTCAACGACGCAATTGAGCAGCGAAACCAAAGCGTCGCTGACTCGCTTGACCAAGTTGAACGGCTCCTTGGACAGCTTGACGGGCAAGTTGAACCGGGCCGAGAGCCACAGCCAGCAGTTGGCTCAGATGTTGCAAAAGAGTCAGCTACAGCTAGAACGGTTGGAAAGGCGCGTGACTTGGACTTCGAGCTTTAGTTTGGCGGCGCTAGTGGTGCTGATTGTTGGGGGTGGTTTTAGCTATCTACGATTGGCGCATACGTCGGAACGCGCTCAGTGGCTTTTGGAAAAGGCGAATCGAGCTGAGTGCTTGTCTGGCATCAAGCCATCAAGCGATTCGCAGTGTCAGTAG
- a CDS encoding plasmid replication protein, CyRepA1 family, producing MEHRSDKPFRHLKSFQQFAQNCDHAVLLENFPTLLPLNDAVFPTCHHTSDSPPAPSPDCSPTPAYVQEWQASHVEPAIIRANVRYAEDDAAVELLTRHAIEQMGGHAAQYATTAVIKLRQRYHHALAGGWWVSGLDPLNDWAPMDWGQFKPEKPRQRWNDPEKVIKYEVPAQQSTRALFLDGSEINWADVQTDITIPRLWTEGAKKAGAALTQGYAAIALPGVYSGYRSKDKLGNPITPHLIADVLAIAQPGSIHYLAFDQDEKPTTRRNVAIALSRFSQLLISAGAHVRIVRWSPKQGKGIDDLIANHGPDAFHTAVEKALTFEEWQLWNALDNRLTVTPTLKLKTHDLTVLSPESVPDTGIIALAAAKGTGKTNLINGLVADQPKTLLAGHRISLMRHLCERCGIHYRGDLDRQGGRFLTDSAYTLRVGTCVDSLLAIDPDSFKDCDLVLDEVCQVLRHLLTSSTCNQQGKRPVLLMRFRQLIRTAKRVILADADLDDSALRYIQLLRGDVDTTKPFLIRNDYQAPGYPVRFIQAPDSSAITGELLRDLKDGLRLYIATDSKRGSKRIHRLINELQSQLPNLLINSDTSGGETERAFMENPDQHLTTISLQAVTASPSAGTGLSIEGEHFDKVYGLFYGASSTDADMAQALGRVRAPIPRVVWCAKYGRSFSKAGRETSPKQLRSLLKQKTQANTLLIRASLSEVGYSGLSSYDWDSDPHIHYWSQIEAQRNRSMWHLRTALKVRLMHEGHQVEPVTLGKDQQAHTLLKEARDDMKVEQAISVEAAHNITAAEAKLLDQMESLEPEQQLSLQKYKLAEFYCVPIEEVDADMVFADNHGRRRGQLLNLERMLEPETATEADVRALERQGQWQQGYTPWDLSNATLKREMRKRLGLAAYLKPGKQWDGDSLAEFKATALRYAPQIKAALNFTVKPEVSAVQILNQLLEQMGLLCIQSRYRSNGKRVRVYQLDPVCYQQQLAILERRKASQEKATEEGPPPATNHSSRGGCPVVEHIQTGRLEQWRWGTLPSPWVIQAEVGELVTIRDSNGETFLASRAELVSWND from the coding sequence ATGGAACACAGATCAGACAAGCCTTTCAGACATCTAAAAAGTTTCCAACAATTTGCTCAAAACTGCGATCACGCTGTTCTCTTAGAAAACTTTCCTACTCTACTTCCGTTAAACGACGCAGTCTTTCCTACCTGCCATCACACCAGCGACAGCCCTCCAGCACCGAGTCCCGACTGCTCACCCACCCCGGCCTACGTTCAAGAATGGCAAGCTAGCCACGTAGAGCCAGCCATCATCCGCGCCAACGTCCGCTACGCCGAAGATGACGCCGCCGTAGAGCTGCTCACCCGCCACGCCATCGAGCAGATGGGCGGTCACGCCGCTCAATACGCCACCACCGCCGTCATCAAACTACGCCAGCGCTACCACCACGCCCTAGCAGGCGGCTGGTGGGTCAGCGGCCTAGATCCGTTGAACGACTGGGCACCGATGGACTGGGGCCAGTTCAAACCCGAGAAGCCCCGTCAGCGCTGGAACGACCCCGAGAAGGTCATCAAGTACGAAGTCCCCGCCCAGCAAAGCACCCGCGCCCTCTTCCTAGACGGCAGCGAGATCAACTGGGCAGATGTCCAAACCGACATCACCATTCCCAGACTGTGGACAGAAGGAGCCAAGAAAGCAGGCGCTGCCCTCACACAAGGCTACGCCGCCATCGCCCTACCCGGTGTCTACAGCGGCTATCGCTCCAAAGATAAGCTCGGTAACCCCATCACACCACATCTGATTGCCGATGTCCTCGCCATCGCCCAACCCGGCAGCATCCACTATCTCGCCTTCGACCAGGACGAGAAACCCACCACTCGCCGTAACGTCGCGATCGCCCTCAGCCGCTTCAGCCAACTGCTGATCAGTGCAGGCGCTCACGTCCGCATCGTCCGCTGGAGTCCCAAACAGGGCAAAGGCATCGATGACCTAATCGCCAACCACGGCCCCGACGCCTTCCATACAGCCGTCGAGAAAGCGCTCACCTTCGAGGAATGGCAACTCTGGAACGCCCTCGATAACCGGCTAACTGTGACGCCGACCCTCAAACTAAAAACCCATGACCTGACAGTCCTCAGCCCCGAGTCCGTCCCTGATACCGGCATCATCGCCCTCGCCGCCGCCAAAGGCACCGGCAAAACCAACCTGATCAACGGTCTTGTTGCTGACCAGCCCAAAACTCTGCTCGCAGGCCATCGCATCAGCCTGATGCGTCACCTATGCGAACGCTGCGGCATCCACTATCGCGGCGACCTCGACCGGCAAGGCGGACGCTTCCTCACCGACAGCGCCTACACCCTGCGCGTTGGTACCTGCGTCGATAGCCTGCTCGCCATCGACCCCGATAGCTTCAAAGACTGTGACCTGGTACTCGATGAAGTCTGTCAGGTACTCAGACACCTGCTCACCTCCAGTACCTGCAACCAGCAGGGCAAACGCCCCGTCCTGCTAATGCGCTTTCGGCAGCTAATCAGAACCGCCAAGCGCGTCATCCTGGCCGACGCCGATCTAGACGACAGCGCCCTGCGCTACATCCAGCTGCTGCGCGGTGACGTAGACACGACTAAACCGTTCCTGATCCGCAACGACTACCAGGCCCCCGGCTATCCCGTCCGCTTCATCCAAGCGCCCGATAGCAGCGCCATCACCGGCGAACTGCTGCGCGATCTCAAAGACGGCCTGCGGCTCTACATCGCCACCGACTCCAAACGCGGTAGTAAGCGTATCCATCGCCTGATCAATGAACTTCAAAGCCAGCTACCCAACCTGCTGATCAACTCCGATACCAGCGGCGGCGAGACCGAACGCGCCTTCATGGAGAACCCAGACCAGCATCTGACCACAATCTCACTCCAGGCGGTCACTGCCTCCCCTAGTGCCGGTACGGGCCTTTCTATCGAAGGTGAGCACTTCGATAAGGTCTACGGCCTGTTCTACGGCGCTAGCTCTACCGATGCGGATATGGCTCAGGCACTCGGTAGAGTCAGAGCCCCGATACCGAGAGTGGTGTGGTGTGCCAAGTATGGCCGTAGCTTCTCCAAAGCAGGGCGTGAGACTAGCCCTAAGCAGCTCAGAAGCCTACTTAAACAGAAAACCCAGGCCAACACCCTGTTGATTCGCGCTAGCCTCTCTGAGGTCGGCTACAGCGGTCTGAGTAGCTACGACTGGGACAGCGACCCACATATTCACTACTGGTCGCAGATAGAAGCGCAGCGCAACCGTTCGATGTGGCATCTGAGGACAGCATTGAAAGTAAGACTGATGCACGAAGGTCATCAGGTAGAACCCGTAACCCTCGGCAAAGACCAGCAGGCCCATACCCTGCTCAAAGAAGCCAGGGACGATATGAAGGTAGAGCAGGCGATCTCGGTCGAAGCGGCGCACAACATCACGGCAGCAGAGGCTAAGCTACTCGACCAGATGGAGAGCTTAGAGCCCGAGCAGCAGCTGTCGTTGCAGAAGTACAAGCTAGCTGAGTTCTACTGTGTGCCGATTGAAGAGGTAGACGCCGATATGGTGTTTGCCGACAACCACGGCAGGCGGCGTGGGCAGTTGCTCAACCTAGAGCGGATGCTAGAGCCGGAGACGGCGACCGAGGCGGATGTCAGAGCGCTAGAACGACAGGGACAGTGGCAGCAGGGCTATACGCCTTGGGACTTATCGAATGCCACCCTGAAGCGTGAGATGAGAAAACGATTAGGTTTAGCGGCTTATCTGAAGCCGGGTAAGCAGTGGGACGGTGACTCACTGGCTGAGTTCAAGGCGACGGCGCTGAGGTATGCCCCGCAGATAAAGGCAGCGCTGAACTTCACGGTCAAGCCTGAAGTGAGTGCGGTACAGATTCTCAATCAGCTCTTAGAGCAAATGGGGCTGCTCTGCATTCAGTCTCGTTACAGAAGCAACGGTAAGCGAGTCAGAGTCTATCAGCTAGACCCGGTGTGCTATCAGCAGCAGCTAGCGATACTAGAGCGGCGTAAAGCTAGTCAAGAAAAGGCAACAGAAGAGGGGCCACCCCCGGCTACTAATCATTCAAGTAGGGGAGGGTGTCCCGTAGTTGAACACATACAAACAGGCAGATTAGAACAGTGGCGCTGGGGCACTTTGCCGAGTCCTTGGGTAATTCAAGCTGAGGTGGGTGAGCTGGTGACGATTCGAGATAGCAATGGGGAGACGTTCCTCGCTAGTCGGGCTGAGTTAGTGTCTTGGAATGACTGA
- a CDS encoding Uma2 family endonuclease: MISIATKRQQITFSEYLLRPYDRKRTELVNGSIIEMAEASPLHVLIIKLLQRLLDEYLETSGSDLATYSGCGVEIPRVDRESNTRTPDLVICQQQQFEAMLGFTKAIFLRGNPPALAIEVSSPSNTRTDTEDKRIEYALAGVSEYWIVNPVDGYVLTLSLAGESYQEIGTFHGDEIIRSHLLANFHPTASELLRKSP, translated from the coding sequence ATGATCTCAATTGCAACTAAGCGTCAACAGATTACCTTCAGCGAGTATCTATTGCGTCCCTATGACCGTAAGCGGACGGAATTAGTCAACGGAAGCATTATTGAGATGGCTGAGGCAAGTCCGCTGCATGTTTTGATTATTAAGCTGCTGCAACGCCTACTTGATGAGTACTTAGAAACATCTGGTTCAGACTTGGCAACTTATAGCGGCTGCGGTGTTGAAATACCTAGAGTAGATAGGGAGAGCAACACAAGAACACCTGACCTGGTGATCTGTCAGCAGCAGCAGTTCGAGGCGATGCTTGGGTTTACCAAGGCTATATTCTTACGAGGTAATCCACCCGCATTAGCCATTGAAGTCTCTAGCCCCAGCAATACTAGAACGGACACAGAAGATAAGCGTATAGAGTACGCGCTAGCAGGAGTATCCGAGTATTGGATTGTCAATCCTGTAGATGGCTACGTACTAACTCTGTCGCTCGCAGGCGAAAGCTATCAAGAGATAGGCACGTTCCATGGCGATGAAATAATCCGCTCACATCTACTGGCCAACTTCCATCCGACAGCCAGCGAACTGTTGAGAAAGTCTCCTTAG